The Alistipes megaguti sequence CCGGTCCGTACCCACGCGCAAAAGGTCTTTTTCATCTTTGTTTTGGGTTGAAATTGGTTTGCCAATTGCAATATTAACGAAAATAAATTGGTTAACCAAATTCGGGGCCTCTTGATTTCATCTATTCGGAACCTGCAATCCGTTGTTCAGGATGATTCAACAGGGGCAGAAAAAATCCCGGAAGTCAGATGAATGACATTCCGGGATGGATTGGAGGAGAGGCTGGTCAGAACCGGTAGGCGGCCCCAATACTGATCGTGACTGGGTTTTTGCGTAGATCATCGAACATGGGCTGCCATTTGAGTCCGGCCGTGATGTCCCAGTCGCGAGCGACCTTGTAGTCGAAACCGCCGCCGAGATTCAGACCGGCAGCCCATCGACCGATATCGTTTGCAGTCAGACCGGCTGCGGGATAGATTTTCCAACCGTTACCGAGGTCGAATACATACTGCACATCGACGTTGAGATCGATCGAGCAATAGTTGTGGAGCAAGGCGATTATCGAGGGTTCGATGCGCCAGTTGTCCGTGAAGCTGTATCGGGCGAATGCACCCAATCCGACGATGCCGTCTCCTGTATTGGTGTAGATGTTCATACGGGGACCGACTGCCCAATTCCCTGCATCCTGAGCCGAAGCTGCCGTGGCTACGCACAAAGCGGCGATCGCCGAAAGGAGGATCTTTTTCATGGTTTCGTTGAGATTTTAAAAACGTCCGTTCAAAAACTTTACCAAGTCAAATATAGCAAAAAAGGGAGTGTCGTGCAAATAAATTCAACCAAACCGGCAGATTTGTCAACATACGGAAAATCCCGCAGCCCGAGGCTGCGGGATTTTGACGAATGATCTTTGGAAGGGTAGGGGGTTGTTCGGGGCAGAATCCGGTAGGTTGGCCATCTTTCTGAGGCGGCACGTTAAGGCTGTTTCCCGCTTTCAGGCGGCTTGCTTCGGTCCGTTTCTCTTCCCGACAGGTTCAGCCTTTTTTCGGGGTGTTTTTTTCGGCCCGATTCCTCCTTCCGGGCGGCCCGGCTCAGCTCAGCTTGTTCTCCTCATGGCCCCGGCTCCTCATGGCCCCGGCTCCTCATGGCCCCGGCTCCTCATGGCCCCGGTTCCACTTGGTCCCGGCTCCGCTTGGCCCCCCCCTCTACGGCCCCGGTTATTTCTGGTTGAGGGCAGCGTGAGCGGCAGCCAGACGGGCGATGGGCACACGGAAGGGCGAGCAGCTCACGTAGTTCAGACCGGCATAGTGACAGAACTCCACCGACGAGGGCTCACCGCCGTGCTCGCCGCAGATACCGCACTTGAGGGTCGGACGCGTGCCGCGGCCCTTGAAGACGGCCTCACGGATCAGCTGGCCCACGCCGTTGCGGTCGAGGATCTGGAACGGGTCGTTCTTCAGAATACCCTTTTCGAGGTAGATCGGGAGGAACTTGCCGATATCGTCGCGCGAGAATCCGAGGGTCATCTGCGTGAGGTCGTTCGTACCGAACGAGAAGAACTCGGCCACTTCGGCGATCTGGTTGGCCGTGACGGCGGCACGCGGTACTTCGATCATCGTGCCGACCATGTAGTCGATCTTGTCGTTGCGCTCGGAGAATACCTGATCGGCCGTCTGGTCGATGATCT is a genomic window containing:
- a CDS encoding outer membrane beta-barrel protein, translating into MKKILLSAIAALCVATAASAQDAGNWAVGPRMNIYTNTGDGIVGLGAFARYSFTDNWRIEPSIIALLHNYCSIDLNVDVQYVFDLGNGWKIYPAAGLTANDIGRWAAGLNLGGGFDYKVARDWDITAGLKWQPMFDDLRKNPVTISIGAAYRF